A region of Pyxidicoccus parkwaysis DNA encodes the following proteins:
- a CDS encoding transglycosylase domain-containing protein produces the protein MLVFKPGHSLWMPHGYRLADEVAGEWGFQCEDAGGRRLKVFERIALAIWLTRHWSAEELLAFEAEHTDLGHRVVGMRAGAKVLLGNEWARLDAVGIALLLAVADAPGRRRDPWCFPDGIRTRRDWILKRMRETGVLSPEETDTALRTPLALALRPSEWEPCPIPGQQPSE, from the coding sequence ATGCTCGTGTTCAAGCCGGGCCATTCACTGTGGATGCCCCACGGGTATCGCCTCGCGGACGAGGTTGCTGGGGAGTGGGGGTTCCAGTGTGAGGATGCGGGTGGCAGGCGCCTGAAGGTGTTCGAGCGCATCGCGTTGGCGATATGGCTCACCCGCCATTGGAGCGCGGAGGAGTTGCTCGCCTTCGAGGCGGAGCACACCGACCTCGGTCACCGCGTCGTTGGCATGAGAGCCGGTGCGAAGGTGTTGCTCGGGAATGAGTGGGCCCGACTGGATGCGGTAGGCATCGCCCTGTTGCTCGCGGTGGCGGATGCGCCCGGTCGCAGGCGGGACCCCTGGTGTTTTCCGGACGGGATTCGAACGAGGCGAGATTGGATATTGAAGCGGATGAGAGAGACAGGTGTTCTCTCCCCGGAGGAGACGGACACGGCACTCCGGACTCCACTGGCCCTCGCGCTTCGCCCCTCGGAGTGGGAGCCCTGTCCCATCCCGGGTCAACAGCCTTCGGAATGA